A genomic region of Salinibacter pepae contains the following coding sequences:
- a CDS encoding Gfo/Idh/MocA family protein, with translation MDRRTFLKGSALTAAGLSVVPRPVLGGAGHQPPSDTLNIAGIGVGGRGTSNMNAMTSENIVAICDIDFDHVDQSLRDGNGTIADGLGALHEAYEQAERYTDYRRMFDDLEDEIDGVVISTPDHLHAVAAQEAMKRGLHVYVEKPLTRTVREARTLMETADAMDVVTQMGNQGHTHPDGRRAIEWVWDGAIGAVQEIHAWTDRPARWWPQGVSRPEGSMPIPDAVNWDLFLGPAPEVPYHEAYHPFDWRGWVDYGTGALGDMGAHLIDHAMWALDLGAPTEVWGSSNAFGRDGDERVSWPTAETVHYTFGRGGRDPVRLTWYDGGLLPPRPQALPNDVPLVRELGADEDGPPPSWGGAIWIGDEGILMHDTYGRNPRLYPRRLEGQHSDAPRQLPRVGTSHQMNWVEACKGRAEATCPFDYAAPLTETLLLGGVSLQAGTPVRYDPRSMEIPNAPAAEQYLRRDYRGEWSL, from the coding sequence ATGGACCGACGTACGTTTTTGAAAGGATCGGCCCTGACCGCCGCGGGCCTCAGTGTGGTGCCCCGCCCCGTTTTGGGCGGCGCCGGCCACCAGCCCCCGAGCGACACCCTCAATATCGCGGGCATCGGCGTCGGGGGACGGGGCACCAGCAACATGAACGCGATGACGAGCGAGAACATCGTCGCCATCTGCGACATCGACTTCGACCACGTCGACCAGTCACTGCGCGACGGCAACGGCACCATTGCGGACGGGCTCGGGGCCCTGCACGAGGCGTACGAGCAGGCCGAGCGCTACACCGACTACCGCCGCATGTTCGACGACCTGGAAGACGAAATCGACGGGGTCGTCATCTCGACCCCGGACCACCTCCACGCCGTCGCCGCGCAGGAGGCGATGAAGCGCGGACTGCACGTCTACGTCGAGAAGCCGCTGACCCGAACCGTCCGGGAGGCACGGACGCTGATGGAAACGGCCGACGCGATGGACGTCGTGACCCAGATGGGCAATCAGGGGCACACCCATCCGGACGGGCGTCGCGCGATTGAGTGGGTGTGGGACGGGGCCATCGGCGCAGTGCAGGAGATTCACGCCTGGACCGACCGCCCGGCCCGCTGGTGGCCGCAGGGCGTCTCTCGCCCAGAAGGATCGATGCCCATCCCCGATGCGGTCAACTGGGACCTCTTCTTGGGCCCGGCCCCGGAGGTGCCCTACCACGAGGCCTACCATCCGTTCGACTGGCGCGGATGGGTCGACTACGGCACCGGCGCGCTCGGCGACATGGGGGCGCACCTCATCGACCACGCGATGTGGGCGCTCGACCTGGGGGCCCCGACGGAGGTGTGGGGCTCCTCGAACGCCTTCGGCCGGGACGGCGACGAGCGGGTCTCTTGGCCCACCGCCGAGACGGTCCACTACACGTTCGGGCGGGGCGGGCGGGATCCGGTCCGTCTGACCTGGTACGACGGCGGCCTCCTGCCGCCTCGCCCGCAGGCCCTCCCGAACGACGTGCCGCTGGTGCGGGAGCTCGGCGCGGACGAGGACGGGCCCCCGCCGTCCTGGGGCGGCGCAATCTGGATCGGGGACGAGGGCATTCTGATGCACGACACCTACGGCCGGAACCCGCGCCTCTACCCCAGGCGCCTGGAGGGCCAGCACAGCGATGCCCCTCGGCAGCTGCCCCGCGTCGGCACGAGCCATCAGATGAACTGGGTGGAGGCCTGCAAAGGGCGGGCCGAGGCGACCTGTCCCTTCGACTACGCGGCCCCGCTGACGGAGACGCTCCTTCTGGGGGGGGTGTCCCTCCAGGCCGGCACCCCGGTGCGGTACGACCCGCGCTCGATGGAAATTCCCAACGCGCCGGCGGCGGAGCAGTACCTGCGCCGGGACTACCGCGGGGAGTGGTCGCTGTAG
- a CDS encoding sugar phosphate isomerase/epimerase family protein yields the protein MSYRPVTLFTGQWADMPLSTLAEKAAGWGYDGLELACAGDHFDPIRAANEDGYVRKKRDQLTAHDLDVWALSQHLVGQAVSDRVDERHEDVLPERVWGDGDPDGVTRRATKELKRTAAAASALGVDVVTGFTGSPVWHLLYAFPPTPQSTIDEGYEAFAEQWTPILDAFADAGVQFALEVHPTEIAFDLSTARRTLDALGGHSAFGFNYDPSHFGYQGADYLAFLDRYADRIDHVHMKDVWWADGRRDAGVFGGHLPFGHEERYWDFRSIGRGKIDFEAIIRRLNRIGYDGPLSIEWEDSGMEREHGAAEALGRVRAVDFPPADAGFEEAFGEA from the coding sequence ATGTCCTACCGCCCCGTCACCCTCTTCACCGGACAGTGGGCCGACATGCCCCTCAGCACCCTCGCCGAAAAGGCCGCGGGCTGGGGCTACGACGGCCTGGAACTGGCCTGTGCGGGCGATCACTTCGATCCCATACGGGCCGCTAACGAAGACGGCTACGTCCGCAAAAAGCGCGACCAACTGACGGCGCACGACCTGGACGTCTGGGCCCTCAGCCAGCACCTGGTGGGCCAGGCCGTGAGCGACCGCGTCGACGAGCGCCACGAGGACGTGCTGCCGGAGCGCGTGTGGGGCGACGGCGACCCCGACGGCGTAACGCGGCGCGCCACCAAGGAGCTGAAGCGCACCGCCGCGGCGGCGAGCGCGCTCGGGGTCGACGTGGTGACCGGCTTCACCGGCTCCCCCGTCTGGCACCTGCTGTACGCCTTCCCGCCCACCCCGCAGTCGACGATCGACGAGGGGTACGAGGCGTTTGCCGAGCAGTGGACGCCCATCCTCGACGCCTTCGCGGACGCGGGCGTACAGTTCGCCCTAGAGGTGCACCCCACCGAAATTGCGTTTGACCTCAGCACCGCCCGGCGCACCCTCGACGCTTTGGGCGGCCACTCGGCGTTCGGCTTCAACTACGACCCCAGCCACTTTGGCTACCAGGGCGCCGACTACCTCGCCTTTCTGGACCGGTATGCCGACCGCATCGACCACGTCCACATGAAAGACGTCTGGTGGGCCGACGGGCGGCGGGACGCGGGCGTCTTCGGCGGCCACCTGCCGTTCGGCCACGAGGAGCGCTACTGGGACTTCCGCTCCATCGGCCGCGGCAAGATTGACTTCGAGGCGATCATTCGTCGCCTCAACCGAATCGGCTACGACGGCCCCCTCTCCATCGAGTGGGAGGACAGTGGCATGGAGCGGGAGCACGGGGCCGCAGAGGCCCTCGGGCGGGTCCGCGCCGTCGACTTCCCGCCCGCCGACGCCGGGTTCGAGGAGGCGTTCGGGGAGGCATAG
- a CDS encoding ArsR/SmtB family transcription factor yields MDRPLLPPDDIEPVARRFDVLGAPARLRLLSALHATGEQTVGELVEATGIRQSNVSKHLSLMAEEGLLARRRDGVHVYYALDDPTLGALCMLVSRRLREEDGQ; encoded by the coding sequence ATGGATCGTCCCCTGCTTCCGCCCGACGACATTGAGCCCGTGGCGCGCCGGTTCGACGTGCTCGGCGCACCGGCACGGCTCCGGCTGCTCAGCGCACTGCACGCAACGGGGGAGCAGACGGTCGGCGAACTGGTGGAGGCGACCGGCATCCGGCAGTCCAACGTCAGCAAGCACCTGAGCCTGATGGCGGAGGAGGGGCTGCTGGCGCGGCGGCGCGACGGCGTGCACGTCTACTACGCGCTCGACGACCCCACGCTGGGGGCCCTCTGCATGCTCGTGTCCCGCCGCCTGCGCGAGGAGGACGGGCAGTAG
- a CDS encoding TonB-dependent receptor, protein MRLYRVFALAACCWLLGAASAHAQTWGTVTGTVTDSAQGAPLPGVTVLVEGTDFGTATSADGRYRLELPTGRYTLRFSAVGFATRADSVTVAEGTTRLDATLASTVLKMDELTVTDGAVPNRPGVYKVDPADVQNMPTPFKDGFRALKTTPGVATNNELTQQYSVRGGGYNENLVFINGFEIFFPFRPRQGEQEGMGLLNPALASDITFYTGGFPPKYGGKLSSALDVQYVRPESEPLSGSVDLSTLDASAHLQSSALGGDLGWGVGMRRAQPGRFFGTQDLKGDYSPRFTDLQGTVSYRFSDRVSVEALGIWADNAFDLEPEERTTYFGVISLDPERPSDFKALRASLNGARTDGYTTTFGGVRLHTDLSDRLTLAHDFAYFGTRETESFDIQSNRRVCQVNPTGGDNPSNCTSVLQGESTVTRFADNSVEVRRRTGRGRYEWDLDRQTLKGGWHLRGLHFDDNLNERTTIDGRAGNRDSTLVDRLDDSATFDEHQFGAHLQDAVDVLPTDGRLTITGGVRADYFSFNDEWTVSPRLSGRFVATDRLTLTGAWGIYHQKPTYRELRGTPTDTASIRGTLDQNRDIRSQRSVQYVFGGEYFFPDRRLYLRAEAYYKDLDDLISYTIEDVRVNYSGENDTYGYTYGVDFQLRGELVPGLESWFNYSYLVSRERFTDAALERYAAQAPTGGSDEFRKNRTGLLPRPADQRHTFSAFVQDYVPGDKSWKVHMRLLYGSGLPYTPTSPGPKTPGGAETRVPGDRMSGRLPAYRRVDVGATKRIELVQNGIGGPVHLELTLEVLNLFDMDNTVDYSWTNNFQRVPKRLTPRTLNARLHLTF, encoded by the coding sequence ATGCGTCTGTACCGTGTTTTCGCCCTTGCGGCCTGTTGTTGGCTCCTGGGGGCCGCGTCTGCTCACGCCCAGACCTGGGGCACCGTTACGGGCACCGTTACGGACTCGGCGCAAGGGGCGCCCCTGCCGGGCGTAACGGTCCTGGTGGAGGGCACCGACTTCGGCACGGCCACCAGTGCCGACGGCCGCTACCGCCTGGAGCTTCCCACAGGCCGCTACACGCTCCGGTTCTCGGCGGTTGGCTTTGCGACGCGCGCCGACTCGGTCACGGTGGCGGAGGGAACGACCCGGCTCGACGCAACCCTGGCCTCCACCGTCCTAAAGATGGACGAGCTGACGGTGACGGACGGGGCCGTCCCCAACCGGCCCGGCGTCTACAAGGTCGACCCGGCCGACGTGCAGAACATGCCCACGCCCTTCAAAGACGGGTTCCGCGCCCTCAAGACCACGCCGGGGGTGGCGACCAACAACGAGCTGACCCAGCAGTATTCGGTGCGCGGCGGGGGGTACAACGAGAACCTCGTCTTCATCAATGGCTTTGAAATTTTCTTCCCCTTCCGGCCCCGGCAGGGGGAGCAGGAGGGGATGGGCCTGTTGAACCCGGCCCTCGCCTCGGACATCACGTTCTACACGGGCGGCTTTCCCCCCAAGTACGGGGGCAAGCTCTCCTCCGCGCTCGACGTGCAGTATGTCCGCCCCGAGAGTGAACCCCTGAGCGGGTCGGTCGACCTCTCCACGCTCGATGCTAGTGCGCACCTTCAGTCGTCGGCCCTGGGGGGCGATCTCGGGTGGGGGGTCGGGATGCGGCGGGCGCAGCCCGGCCGGTTTTTTGGAACGCAGGACCTGAAGGGCGACTACAGCCCCCGCTTCACCGACCTGCAGGGCACGGTGTCCTACCGGTTCTCCGATCGCGTCTCGGTAGAGGCCCTCGGCATCTGGGCCGACAATGCCTTCGACCTGGAGCCGGAGGAACGAACCACCTACTTCGGGGTCATCAGCCTCGATCCGGAGCGGCCCTCCGACTTCAAGGCGCTCCGGGCCAGCCTAAACGGGGCCCGCACGGACGGGTACACCACCACGTTTGGGGGCGTGCGGCTCCACACGGACCTCTCCGACCGGCTTACGCTGGCGCACGATTTTGCCTACTTCGGCACGCGGGAGACCGAGAGCTTCGACATCCAGAGCAACCGACGGGTGTGTCAGGTCAACCCCACGGGGGGGGACAATCCGTCAAACTGCACCAGCGTGCTCCAGGGGGAGTCCACGGTGACCCGGTTTGCCGATAACTCCGTGGAGGTGCGGCGTCGGACCGGGCGGGGGCGCTACGAATGGGACCTCGACCGACAGACGCTGAAGGGCGGCTGGCACCTGCGCGGCCTCCACTTCGACGACAACCTCAATGAGCGGACCACGATCGACGGGCGGGCGGGCAACCGAGACTCTACGCTGGTCGACCGGCTCGACGACAGCGCGACATTCGACGAGCACCAGTTTGGCGCCCACCTCCAAGACGCCGTGGATGTGCTCCCCACCGACGGCCGCCTTACCATCACGGGCGGGGTGCGGGCCGACTACTTCTCGTTCAACGACGAGTGGACGGTCTCCCCTCGCCTGTCGGGCCGCTTCGTGGCCACCGACCGGCTTACCCTCACGGGGGCCTGGGGCATTTATCACCAGAAGCCGACCTACCGGGAGCTCCGGGGCACCCCGACGGACACCGCGTCGATCCGGGGCACGCTGGACCAAAACCGGGACATCCGGTCGCAACGGTCGGTGCAGTACGTATTCGGCGGGGAGTACTTTTTTCCCGATCGGCGGCTGTACCTGCGGGCCGAGGCGTACTACAAAGACCTCGATGACCTGATTTCCTACACCATCGAGGACGTGCGGGTGAACTATTCCGGCGAGAACGACACCTACGGGTACACCTACGGGGTGGACTTTCAGCTTCGGGGCGAACTCGTGCCGGGCCTGGAGAGCTGGTTCAACTACAGCTACCTGGTGTCCCGCGAGCGGTTCACGGACGCGGCGCTGGAGCGGTACGCGGCCCAGGCGCCAACAGGGGGCTCCGACGAGTTTCGGAAAAACCGAACGGGCCTCCTGCCCCGCCCCGCCGATCAGCGCCACACCTTTTCGGCGTTTGTGCAGGACTACGTGCCGGGAGACAAGTCCTGGAAGGTGCACATGCGCCTGCTCTACGGCAGTGGGCTGCCGTACACCCCCACCAGTCCAGGCCCGAAAACCCCGGGCGGGGCCGAGACCCGCGTTCCGGGCGACCGGATGAGCGGACGGCTCCCGGCCTACCGGCGCGTGGACGTGGGGGCGACCAAGCGCATCGAGCTGGTCCAAAACGGGATCGGCGGGCCCGTTCACCTGGAGCTCACGCTCGAAGTGCTCAACCTCTTCGACATGGACAACACCGTCGACTACAGTTGGACGAACAACTTCCAGCGCGTGCCCAAGCGCCTCACGCCCCGCACCCTGAACGCACGCCTCCATCTCACCTTTTAG
- a CDS encoding DUF3667 domain-containing protein encodes MSAPPLGSESGRPEDDPLGGPGDEGPSGQGASGQAAPDPDEARAAAEDALAQIEAMADLDEEPVVEAEDSQEPPSSESASPPTDSGTSPSSGAPEDQCENCGALLDGPYCSQCGQKAAERVVPLWHMLNEALEAVIELDMRVLWTLPKFLFLPGRLTKEYINGRRKRYIRPFRLYLFTTFVLFTVLAFTAGGGLQVPFNPQMSPAPTDTTVQTGMGRAEMDTTAVASAPWFFGSPEQRERWARSFRQNPGTVDVLFGGAETQARLEPLLRAKVAEAIRTPRDLIGGMIDRGPYVMFLMLPVFAFLLKLLYIRRGRLYVEHLIFSLHLHAFAFFAFTVGILLGAVEAPWGQTAATWVELAPLLYLVVAMGHVYEQGLIKSTIKAFLLLLVYSIMLLIGFILLALAAVVLM; translated from the coding sequence ATGAGCGCTCCACCACTCGGCTCTGAGTCCGGCCGCCCCGAGGACGATCCCCTGGGAGGTCCCGGCGACGAGGGCCCGTCCGGGCAGGGCGCATCCGGGCAGGCCGCGCCGGATCCGGACGAGGCCCGGGCCGCGGCCGAAGACGCCTTGGCGCAGATCGAGGCGATGGCCGACCTCGACGAGGAGCCGGTCGTGGAGGCGGAAGATTCCCAGGAGCCCCCGTCCTCCGAGTCGGCGTCCCCCCCGACCGACTCGGGCACATCTCCCTCGTCCGGGGCCCCTGAGGACCAGTGTGAGAACTGCGGTGCACTCCTGGACGGGCCGTACTGTTCGCAGTGTGGGCAGAAGGCCGCCGAGCGGGTCGTGCCCCTCTGGCACATGCTCAATGAGGCGCTGGAGGCCGTCATTGAGCTCGACATGCGGGTGCTCTGGACCCTGCCCAAATTCCTGTTCCTGCCCGGCCGGCTCACGAAGGAGTACATCAACGGGCGGCGCAAGCGCTACATCCGCCCCTTCCGGCTGTACCTATTTACCACGTTCGTCCTGTTTACCGTGCTCGCCTTCACCGCCGGGGGCGGGCTGCAGGTGCCCTTCAATCCGCAGATGTCGCCCGCCCCGACGGACACGACGGTCCAGACGGGAATGGGGAGGGCCGAGATGGACACGACCGCAGTGGCCTCGGCGCCCTGGTTCTTTGGCAGTCCCGAGCAGCGCGAGCGGTGGGCGCGGTCGTTTCGGCAAAATCCGGGCACGGTGGATGTGCTGTTTGGGGGGGCGGAGACCCAGGCGCGTCTTGAGCCGCTCCTCCGAGCAAAGGTGGCCGAGGCCATCCGGACCCCCCGAGACCTGATCGGGGGCATGATTGATCGGGGGCCCTACGTCATGTTCCTGATGCTGCCCGTCTTCGCCTTTCTCCTCAAGCTGCTCTACATCCGGCGGGGGCGTCTTTACGTGGAGCACCTCATCTTCAGTCTCCACCTGCACGCGTTCGCCTTTTTCGCCTTCACCGTCGGCATCCTTCTTGGCGCGGTGGAGGCCCCGTGGGGCCAGACCGCCGCGACCTGGGTGGAGCTAGCGCCCCTTCTGTACCTCGTCGTCGCGATGGGGCACGTCTACGAGCAAGGACTCATCAAGTCGACGATCAAGGCGTTCCTCCTGCTGCTCGTGTATTCGATTATGCTGCTGATTGGGTTCATTCTGCTCGCCCTCGCGGCCGTGGTGTTAATGTAG
- the proS gene encoding proline--tRNA ligase — MADAVTPRDEDYSQWYQDVVRNGQLAENSPARGCMIIKPNGMALWENMRDELDQMFKDTGHQNYYFPLFIPERYMEREAEHVEGFAKECAVVTHSRLTQDEEGDLIPDPESELGENYIVRPTSETIIWDTYAKWIQSYRDLPLLYNQWANVVRWEMRPRLFLRTAEFLWQEGHTAHATETGAIEEAERMLDVYTTFAEEHMAMPVLQGRKTESERFPGAVDTYCIEAMMQDGKALQAGTSHFLGQNFAKAFDCTFTNENNEEEHVWATSWGVSTRLIGGLIMTHSDDQGLVLPPKLAPHQVVIVPLFFDDDQEGPVMETCEQLQERLEGQGLRVKMDQNHTQSPGWRFSEHELRGVPLRLAIGPRDLENDNVEMARRDTQEKEVVPQDGIAERVADTLDDIQQSLYDRAQERQQDNTRVVEDYDAFREVIGRGGFAWAHWDGTPETEARIQEETSATIRLIPFDREDHEEGEDMLTGKPSEGRVLFAQAY; from the coding sequence ATGGCAGACGCAGTCACGCCCCGTGATGAAGACTACTCGCAGTGGTACCAGGACGTCGTGCGCAACGGCCAGCTGGCCGAAAACTCCCCCGCCCGCGGGTGCATGATCATCAAGCCCAACGGCATGGCCCTCTGGGAGAACATGCGCGATGAGCTCGACCAGATGTTTAAGGACACGGGCCACCAGAACTACTACTTCCCGCTCTTCATCCCGGAGCGCTACATGGAGCGGGAGGCGGAGCACGTGGAGGGCTTCGCGAAGGAGTGCGCCGTGGTGACCCACTCCCGCCTCACGCAGGACGAGGAAGGCGACCTGATTCCCGACCCGGAGTCGGAGCTGGGCGAGAACTACATCGTGCGCCCCACCTCCGAGACGATCATCTGGGACACGTACGCGAAGTGGATCCAGTCGTACCGCGACCTGCCGCTGCTCTACAACCAGTGGGCCAACGTCGTCCGGTGGGAGATGCGGCCGCGCCTCTTCCTGCGCACCGCCGAGTTTCTGTGGCAGGAGGGGCACACCGCCCACGCCACGGAGACAGGGGCGATCGAGGAGGCCGAGCGGATGCTCGACGTGTACACCACGTTCGCCGAGGAGCATATGGCGATGCCGGTGCTCCAGGGGCGGAAGACGGAGAGCGAGCGCTTTCCGGGGGCGGTGGACACCTACTGCATCGAGGCGATGATGCAGGACGGGAAGGCGCTGCAGGCCGGCACGAGCCACTTTCTGGGCCAGAACTTCGCCAAGGCGTTCGACTGCACCTTCACCAACGAGAACAACGAGGAGGAGCACGTGTGGGCCACCTCGTGGGGCGTGTCGACCCGCCTGATCGGCGGCCTCATCATGACCCACTCCGACGACCAGGGCCTGGTCTTGCCCCCCAAGCTGGCGCCGCACCAGGTCGTGATCGTGCCCCTCTTCTTCGACGACGACCAGGAGGGGCCGGTGATGGAGACGTGCGAGCAGCTGCAGGAACGGCTGGAGGGTCAGGGCCTCCGCGTGAAGATGGATCAGAACCACACGCAGAGCCCGGGCTGGCGCTTCAGCGAGCACGAGCTGCGCGGCGTGCCGCTCCGCCTCGCCATCGGGCCGCGCGACCTGGAGAACGACAACGTGGAGATGGCCCGCCGCGACACGCAGGAGAAGGAGGTGGTGCCACAGGACGGCATCGCGGAGCGGGTGGCCGACACGCTCGACGACATCCAACAGTCCCTCTACGACCGGGCGCAGGAGCGGCAGCAGGACAACACCCGCGTCGTCGAGGACTACGACGCGTTCCGCGAGGTCATCGGGCGGGGCGGCTTCGCCTGGGCCCACTGGGACGGCACGCCGGAGACCGAAGCACGGATTCAGGAGGAGACCTCCGCGACCATCCGCCTCATCCCCTTCGACCGTGAGGACCACGAGGAGGGAGAAGACATGCTGACGGGCAAGCCGTCCGAGGGCCGCGTGCTTTTCGCGCAGGCGTACTGA
- a CDS encoding OmpP1/FadL family transporter yields MSTRSFCFLLLLVGLIGVFPAIAAAQTADDAYRFSNRFPAVGTRATGMSGAGGVGGWADPSALYTNPAGLGYYQASEISGSLSGLLSRDESTYQIFVDGPASQNTGDNATARLGHLTGIYNVDTERGSLVFALGFNRTSAFDRELTYSGKNSSSSITDTFLPFGEEFDVSEDNGTVNIDVVPIVPFVAFQAGAVEFFNSRFQNDQYPFLQAVAPGQSIQQDGAVTRGGSMNEFSFAGAIEVAPDVMIGGAANISYGTYVFENELTETATRPGSNDGYSVVVGDRLLEGFRSMFFRERFTSDLTGFNLRLGLSARTVENVRIGFTVETPTWYSIDETFTDALIRTEFGNGSLAYGDDPDEDAARGEFQYQLQTPWRLSTGVSYTRDPFLISADVEFVDWSQTRLDADETEFDVTNETLEEYDYVVNWRGGIEYRSENGLSLRTGIAYRPGARGFDFTLAGGEETDRSRLFLSAGGGVQLSERLSLNAAWMQERSTDQFLPYASVTPPSESEPIDVPVIDEDVVRNQIRVGLRYSF; encoded by the coding sequence ATGTCGACGCGGTCGTTTTGCTTTCTGCTCCTCCTGGTTGGCCTCATCGGGGTTTTTCCCGCCATCGCTGCCGCACAGACAGCGGATGATGCGTACCGCTTTTCCAATCGGTTTCCGGCGGTCGGGACACGTGCGACCGGGATGAGCGGCGCCGGCGGCGTGGGGGGATGGGCCGACCCGAGTGCCCTCTACACCAACCCGGCGGGCCTCGGGTACTACCAGGCGTCGGAGATCAGCGGGAGCCTCAGTGGACTGCTTAGTCGAGATGAATCCACCTACCAGATCTTCGTCGACGGGCCTGCCTCCCAGAATACCGGCGACAACGCGACCGCCCGGCTCGGCCACCTCACGGGCATCTACAACGTGGATACGGAACGAGGATCGCTCGTCTTTGCGCTCGGCTTCAACCGGACGTCTGCGTTCGACCGCGAGTTGACATACAGCGGTAAAAATTCCTCCAGCTCGATTACGGACACATTTTTGCCGTTCGGGGAGGAGTTCGACGTCTCGGAGGACAACGGCACCGTCAACATCGATGTCGTTCCCATCGTCCCCTTCGTCGCCTTTCAGGCAGGAGCCGTTGAATTTTTCAATTCTCGATTTCAGAACGACCAGTATCCATTCCTTCAGGCCGTCGCCCCGGGCCAAAGCATCCAACAAGACGGTGCAGTAACGCGGGGGGGCTCCATGAACGAATTCAGCTTCGCCGGCGCCATCGAGGTCGCGCCGGACGTAATGATTGGAGGAGCCGCCAATATTTCGTACGGTACGTACGTTTTCGAGAACGAGTTGACGGAAACGGCGACCCGCCCTGGCTCTAACGACGGGTACTCCGTCGTCGTGGGCGACCGGCTACTTGAGGGCTTCCGGAGCATGTTCTTCCGGGAGCGATTCACCTCCGACCTGACGGGCTTCAACCTTCGCCTCGGCCTCTCGGCCCGTACGGTCGAGAACGTCCGGATCGGATTCACGGTGGAGACGCCCACCTGGTACTCCATTGACGAGACGTTCACGGACGCGTTGATCCGCACCGAGTTTGGGAACGGATCGCTGGCCTACGGTGACGACCCCGACGAAGACGCCGCCCGCGGGGAATTTCAGTACCAGTTGCAAACCCCGTGGCGCCTCAGCACCGGCGTGAGCTACACGCGCGACCCGTTCCTCATTTCGGCCGACGTGGAGTTCGTGGACTGGTCCCAGACACGTCTCGATGCCGACGAGACGGAGTTCGACGTGACCAACGAGACTCTCGAGGAGTACGACTATGTGGTGAACTGGCGGGGCGGCATCGAATACCGTTCGGAAAACGGCCTCTCTCTACGGACCGGGATCGCGTACCGCCCGGGGGCTCGTGGGTTTGACTTCACCCTGGCCGGTGGCGAAGAGACCGATCGCTCGCGCTTGTTTCTGTCGGCAGGGGGTGGCGTCCAGTTGAGCGAGCGCCTTTCCCTGAATGCCGCCTGGATGCAGGAGCGCTCGACGGATCAGTTTCTCCCCTACGCAAGCGTGACGCCCCCCAGCGAGTCCGAACCGATTGACGTTCCGGTCATCGACGAGGATGTCGTCCGGAACCAGATTCGGGTGGGCCTTCGCTACTCGTTCTGA
- the mltG gene encoding endolytic transglycosylase MltG has product MYARSRLGVVVAILFVGGLVAGVGGALVFGPNTGGYDAPRSVYIARGATLDTAIDSLAQADVLVVPAAFRLVARATGWGQQIKSGHYRIASRRSNYALLDKLRRGLQDPVRLTLPPGVQPGALTSVLGRRLERDADAFRAALRDTSLAEALDSTPARLFGYMLPETYEFYWQTPPEAVVRRLKQGFDRFYERELAAGADSLGLTKREVVTLASIVEWEALVDAEKPAIAGVYLNRLTRGWPLQADPTIQYVLLDTKGTRVTRVLYEHLEIDHPYNTYQNQGLPPGPITNPSPSSLRAAARPERHEYLYFAADGTGGHTFSRTLREHNRAAEKYQQMLDERRSDGRP; this is encoded by the coding sequence GTGTACGCTCGAAGCCGCCTCGGGGTCGTCGTTGCAATCCTTTTTGTTGGGGGGCTCGTCGCCGGTGTGGGGGGCGCGTTGGTCTTCGGGCCCAACACGGGCGGGTACGATGCGCCCCGCAGCGTGTACATCGCGCGCGGGGCGACGCTCGACACGGCCATCGATTCGTTGGCGCAGGCCGACGTGCTCGTCGTGCCGGCCGCGTTCCGGCTCGTGGCGCGGGCGACTGGGTGGGGGCAGCAGATCAAGTCGGGGCACTACCGCATTGCTTCCCGCCGTTCCAACTACGCCCTGCTCGACAAGCTGCGGCGGGGCCTGCAGGACCCGGTGCGCCTTACACTCCCGCCGGGCGTGCAGCCCGGCGCCCTCACGTCGGTCCTGGGCCGGCGGCTCGAACGGGACGCCGACGCATTCCGCGCGGCCCTTCGCGACACGAGCCTTGCCGAGGCGCTCGACAGCACCCCCGCGCGGTTGTTCGGGTACATGCTCCCCGAGACGTACGAGTTCTACTGGCAGACGCCCCCCGAGGCCGTCGTTCGGCGCCTCAAACAGGGATTCGATCGCTTCTACGAACGCGAGCTTGCCGCCGGGGCCGACAGCCTCGGGCTCACGAAGCGGGAGGTCGTCACGCTTGCCTCGATTGTGGAGTGGGAGGCCCTCGTCGACGCCGAAAAGCCGGCGATTGCCGGGGTGTACCTAAATCGCCTCACTCGCGGGTGGCCCCTCCAGGCGGACCCGACCATCCAGTACGTCCTGCTCGACACGAAGGGGACCCGCGTAACCCGGGTCCTCTACGAGCACCTCGAGATCGACCACCCGTACAACACCTACCAGAATCAGGGCCTGCCGCCCGGGCCCATCACGAACCCGTCCCCCTCCAGCCTGCGGGCCGCGGCTCGTCCTGAGCGGCACGAGTACCTTTACTTCGCGGCCGACGGGACCGGCGGGCACACCTTCAGCCGCACGCTCCGGGAGCACAACCGCGCGGCAGAGAAGTACCAGCAGATGCTCGACGAGCGTCGCTCAGATGGCAGGCCCTAG